A single window of Eucalyptus grandis isolate ANBG69807.140 chromosome 1, ASM1654582v1, whole genome shotgun sequence DNA harbors:
- the LOC120287387 gene encoding uncharacterized mitochondrial protein AtMg00820-like, with amino-acid sequence MDDEINAIKRNDTWELSDLPDGQKTIGVKWVFKTKLKENGEVDKYKARLVAKGYKQQYGIDYTEVFSPVARHDTIRLVVALMAHNSWPIFQLDVKSAFLHGYLEEQIGDKGKMLIVCLYVDDLIFTWKL; translated from the exons atggatgatgaaattaatgCCATCAAAAGAAATGATACTTGGGAGTTATCCGATCTTCCGGATGGACAAAAAACCATTGGTGTGAAGTGggtctttaaaacaaaactgaaagaaaatggtgaagttgacaaatacAAAGCACGTTTGGTAGCCAAGGGATACAAGCAGCAATATGGGATCGACTATACAGAGGTTTTTTCTCCAGTTGCGAGACATGACACGATCAGATTGGTGGTTGCATTGATGGCACATaattcttggcctattttccaaCTAGATGTCAAATCGGCATTCTTGCATGGGTACTTGGAGGAACAG ATTGGAGATAAAGGGAAAATGCTTATTGTCTGCTTGTATGTTGACGATCTTATATTTACTTGGAAGTTGTGA